The following DNA comes from Bacteroidota bacterium.
AACGAATGTTATTTTTAATATTTTCATTTTAAATGTCCCCTTGATTGTTTGAAACACCTAACGGATGGCGGCTAAGTTGCCGCACTGATAACTTTCAAATTACATCCAGACCGTTACGCGCTAAGAAGTTTGCAGTACGCTAATTGCGTCAGGTTGATGTGCTGGTTAGCCGGCAACAAAAAATATTAATGACTACCGTTTAGAACAGTAACTTTTGCTGATTTAATTTCGAAAGGATCGAAAGCCATCTTCTCTTGATTTTTGAATGCGTTGATTCGATTGTTGCAAAGTTTGATATATTCTTCGCTGATTTCGTAGCCCACGAATTTTCGATTACATTTAAGCGCCACCAAGCCAACTGTTCCACTGCCCATAAACGGATCGAGAACAATATCATCTTCGAAAGAGTAGAGTTGGATTAAACGATAAGGAAGTTCTTCCGGAAATGGAGCTGGATGACCAATTCTTCTAGCAGATTCGGCATTCATTGACCAAATTGATTTTGTCCATTCCAAAAATTGTTCTTTTGTAATCGTGTTTTGCTTTCCCTTTGCAACCCTTGAATAACTACCCTTTGAAAAAACTAAAATATATTCATGAATATCTCGAAGAATCGGATTGGCAGCAGAGAGCCAACTTCCCCAAGCCGTAGAGGGACTAGCACTTGCAGCTTTATTCCAAATGATTTCGCCACGCATATTAAAACCGATTTCGAGCATGATGCGGGAGATATAATCGGATAATGGGATATAAGGCTTCCTACCTAGATTAGCAACATTGATACAAACACGACCACCATTGATAAGAACACGATAGGTCTCTGAAAAGACATTTTTTAATAAAGAAAGATATTCATCAAGAGAGAGATCGTTATCATATTCCTTTGAGACATTGTACGGAGGAGAAGTAATCATCAGATGAACACAATTATCAGGTAGTTCTTTCATCTTCTCTGAATTTCCAAGAATAATTGTGTTTTCTAAATTTGGAGGAAAAACATTCTCTTCAGACGATACAGGTTCGTTCGGCGTCATTGTTCCATAAAGACGGGAATTATAGAACTTGGACGAATCATGATTGATACGACCACTTGTGCCAAAAGAGCTTGTCTCGGTACCTTTGTGTTTCATATTAACTTCTAATAAGTGATAAAAACTTTTCTGCTTTCTGAATATCCGTCTTTTCTTTTGCCGCTATGGAGATAATCTCGCCCAAATTGACTTTTGTGATCATTGAGGAAAAGAAATTTAACTCTTCTTTGATGAAAGCACTGAGTATGTTTTGGAGTTGTCTAGAATCAGAGACGGTTTGAAACCCTAACTTTGGACTGGATTTGATAAAATCAGCTTTGGTCGGTGAAGGATTCAGAGATATAAATCCTTGGATAACACCAGATGTTTTTAGAAAGTCAACCTTGCCAACATAAGAATCGGTAATGGGACTATTACCTAGAACAACGATGGGAATTTTTGTTGCTGAAATACCAGAGACACGGATATTGATAGACTTGCCAATGGCCTTTAGCATAGAATCGGAACGAAGCAGCGAAGGGTTGCCTTTGTGAGTCTTATAATCGCCAAGAAGTGAGATGGTATTTGTTTTCTTTTCATATCGGTAATTTGAGACAACACTCATCTTGACTTCAAAGAGTAACTTGATATCATTGGCGTTTTGATTTACGCCATCCTTCGTACAAAAAGCTACATCGGCGCTTGATTGCCGTGTTAATCCTAATTCTTCACATACAACTCCATTAACTGCATATAGTTTGAACGCTTTGGCAATTGGAGAAAGAAGATTCTTTGCCCAGTTTTCTGTGAATTGACCAATAAGAGAATTCCTACTTTGGAGAGTTTGGCCTTCAGCATTGCTTCCTTTGGGAATATAGGCAAAATAGCCACCAGTGAGCTTATAAAAAAGTTGCTCTGGAGGAGCGAAACTTTTCAAAGATTCTTTGAGGAATTGTATTTCAGTCTCAGTATTCCACATAATATTATATGATAATATAGTGATTTGCCCATTTAGAAACTAATCTTGCAAAAAGCAAAAGTTACTGATTGTTTTTTAAGCGCGTTGTCGGCTAACGGCGTTGCGGTTAATCTGCTGCCAAGAACAAGAATGCAGCATTGAAAAACCCAAGCCGATAATTATTAAAAAATTTTTTTTGTGCGACTACTTTGAACAAGACTGCCGACACGGAACAACTACTTTTACAATTACACAAATGCCGAGTGCGAACTCGCAGTCAGCTTGAACCGCTTGTTATATTGCGTTTTATATTTATTCTCCATTAATCCAATTTGCCCAATTTCTAAAAGTTCCGTTATCAGGTAAAGACCACTTCTGAGTAATTGTCATCCAGAAATATTCATCAATTAATTTTGGAACGCTTGAGTTTGGTCTTTGAAATTTTTCAGGTAAATCAGCTAAAGTAAAACCATTTTCTATACAGCTTGCTTGTAAAGAAATTAATTCATTTTTTATATGACGAATATATTTAACATACGAATCAGATGATTTACGATAACCTAATTTTTTAATGATTGGATTGTCCCAAGGTGCAAAGCATTTTGGTCTGATGGCAAATAAAATTTTAGCAGCTCCAATAGCACCAAATCTTTTTGTTATTTCATTATTCCCGCGGTGCTGAATTGAAGCAAGGCGATTCATTAAAGATTCAAATAATTCGTGAATTATCGGATAATCATCTTCCGTTAGTTCCCAAATGTTTTTATCATATGGGAAAAGTTGATTTGAAATCTGGTTATACCATTCTAAAAGTTCATTTTGTGCAGTATTATGATAAACAATTGCAAATTGACGGCATCCCCACTTATTAAGCCATTTTAACAGTGTTAAACGATGTTCTTGATTATTGAGGATATCAATCATCCCATTTGTTTGCTCAAGAAATTGCAAATATGCCCTATCGTTATCTGTTCTTCGACCATAACAGAAACAAGTAAATGCTAATTCTGATAAATTCATAATATTCACCTTTATTTTTTTGAAATAGTATTGCTTAACCTTTAGTATAACTTAGCAACATAACGGCATTGTACCTAAGCAGAAGCCCAGCACAACAATTATACTTTTTTAGATGACTGTTTAATTAGAAAAAACTTTCATTTACAAACTACACTAAACAACAAAGCCGGTACGGAACAATAAACTTTTAAATTGCACAAATACCAAATGCGAAAACGCTTTCGGCTTGAGGCACTTGTTATACCTTACTGCCATTAGCTTTTGCATAAATTGAAGCCATCTGCTTGTAATCATAATTTGATTTATGCTCATTAACATACTTCTGTCTCCAACTTTGAAAGTCGGTGTATTCACCATAACTTTTGGGTCGTAATATTTCTATAACTTCTTTGGTCATCTCTTTAATTTTCTTAAAAATATTTTCTTCTAGTTCCTCTTTGCATATATCACAAAATACCTTCTCGAAAAAATGATTGAGTAATTCTTTTTTAGTTGGTCCATAACTGTTGGTTGAATCTGTTTCAATTCTAACTTCCATCAATCGATTTACTCTATAACTTTTAGCATTGTTAAGAAAGGACAACATTTTATTCAATTTATCAATTTTTCTTTTTCTATGATTAAGTGCCCCAGTCGCTTTACTAAACCATTCCGGATCTGACCTCTCTTGACCTAATTGATAACGTGCTTTTGCAGCATTGAGTTGATTTTCAATTACAGTCTTTTCATCAAGAATGAAATTCATTTTGTCTGTCAATGTAGCTCTAATCATCTCCAAGTCACATTCAGGGTTTATTAAAAACTCTCGAAATTCTTGAAGACTGAGACTTGCCAAATCTTGGTCTTTCATTTTTATCTCACAATTTTATGTAAGGTATAACGGCGTTGTGGCTAAGGCGCAGCCCAGAACTACAATGCCGAACTTATTAATAAATTTTTTAATTACAAAAATCTTTTATAGCAAAACTACCTTGAACAAGAAACTTGAAACGGAACGACTAACACGAAAATTTCTAAAAAGCCAAATGCGAATACGCTGTCGCCTTGAGCCACTTGTTATACCGTTTTTTAATTTTTATGGTTCTTTTGTGCCGATAACAAAACCATACATATCCATTATTTTTGCTTTTGTATAATTAAATCTCGGTGTCGAGTTTATAAAATCTTTTGTAAATATTTGACTTGAAAGATTATTAATTTCTTTTTGATTCACTTCATAAAAGTTCTTGATAACTTCCAATGAGTTTTTATTGAAGGATGTAAATTTTGATAGCTGTGGATTAATCTTTTTAAAACATTTACAAAAATATTCATCAAATGCTGGAACTATACCAAAAACACCGAGCATTATTTTTGTAATAAGAACGATAGCACGATTGTTATCTTCAATTACCTTTTCGCAAATGCCCTTATACAAATTGTTAATTGTTTCATACTTTTCCACATATTCCGATGGCTGTATTTCCCAAATTGTTCTTTCAAGTGTTGCAATATATTTGATTAATTCTTCGAAATGCTTATAACTTTTTTGTAGTAAGAAACTCGAACCT
Coding sequences within:
- a CDS encoding site-specific DNA-methyltransferase yields the protein MKHKGTETSSFGTSGRINHDSSKFYNSRLYGTMTPNEPVSSEENVFPPNLENTIILGNSEKMKELPDNCVHLMITSPPYNVSKEYDNDLSLDEYLSLLKNVFSETYRVLINGGRVCINVANLGRKPYIPLSDYISRIMLEIGFNMRGEIIWNKAASASPSTAWGSWLSAANPILRDIHEYILVFSKGSYSRVAKGKQNTITKEQFLEWTKSIWSMNAESARRIGHPAPFPEELPYRLIQLYSFEDDIVLDPFMGSGTVGLVALKCNRKFVGYEISEEYIKLCNNRINAFKNQEKMAFDPFEIKSAKVTVLNGSH